From Triticum aestivum cultivar Chinese Spring chromosome 4A, IWGSC CS RefSeq v2.1, whole genome shotgun sequence, a single genomic window includes:
- the LOC123083234 gene encoding uncharacterized protein, translating to MPSSRLVPPKDGEWGGGGVALEVTVLSAESLRLPPTYSPLPRRLRPYVAVSSSSSAGCSTGVAPATSGAGEHSWEDAGEDARLVVPVGAGFLEGRDDVRVAVLSESGCARLVGDTPLGWCRVPAADVLDGLRPPRALRRLSYSLRCPRRGGPGHGVVHLAVRVLGDVRVAPRPDPAPPAQPGWCRVAMGIPVSGPSAAAVVGTPSPWAWSQTSR from the coding sequence ATGCCGTCGTCGAGGCTCGTGCCCCCCAAGGACGGcgagtggggcggcggcggcgtcgcgctGGAGGTCACCGTGCTCTCGGCCGAGTCGCTGCGCCTGCCGCCCACCTACTCGCCGCTCCCGCGCCGCCTGCGGCCCTACGtcgccgtctcctcctcctcctccgccggctGCAGCACGGGCGTGGCGCCCGCGACGTCCGGCGCGGGCGAGCACTCGTGGGAGGACGCCGGCGAGGACGCGCGCCTCGTGGTGCCCGTGGGGGCCGGGTTCCTGGAGGGCCGCGACGACGTGCGCGTGGCGGTGCTCTCGGAGTCCGGCTGCGCGCGCCTCGTCGGCGACACGCCGCTGGGGTGGTGCCGCGTGCCCGCCGCCGACGTGCTCGACGGCCTCCGCCCGCCGCGCGCGCTGCGCAGGCTCAGCTACTCGCTCCGCTGCCCGCGCCGCGGCGGGCCGGGACACGGCGTCGTCCACCTCGCCGTGCGCGTCCTCGGCGACGTCCGCGTCGCCCCCCGCCCGGACCCCGCCCCGCCCGCGCAGCCCGGCTGGTGCCGCGTCGCCATGGGCATACCGGTCTCcggcccctccgccgccgccgtcgtcggcaCGCCGTCGCCCTGGGCGTGGAGCCAGACATCGCGGTGA